From the genome of Stigmatella aurantiaca, one region includes:
- a CDS encoding RICIN domain-containing protein, producing MTRSLLALGLTMGCSNAGEQLPRYEGEIQLFAVDHADGTHRMGYGLRTADGQSFELSFDGEPQVQAGDRVVIHGYLAPERAASEQPGQVGEVLRAESIEVLPAPASKDGLATSSDALVGGTPRTIRVAVLPLVFPGSTAGIDNATAKQRLATVRSYYQEISYGTWIVEGDALAPLTLARPANCNLDTINNAARAAAKSQGINLDVYAHVGFVIPNNSGLSNCACGLAWVGRPPASNSPSIGNGSLYTCTDANAFAHEFGHGFGLNHASTARCGTGVAYKANPYSSCTPDEYGNRFNTMGGGLGHMNAFQKSAMKWLDKCNTLRVSKSGTFEVTAIHTASNATQALQIPNGDNVGGRPLYYWVEYRNPALATFNSGATGAGVHVGVAQDFRSSDGDTRPLLLDLAPGYPNNHQDPRLTAGRTFQDPNGIAISVLEQNNERAVVQVTLPGGGSGTNVCADSSVPGTTAPQAGGTYQLTAAHSGKCLDVSNSGTADGSNIQQWDCNGTNAQAFRLETSGAGYRLVNINSGKCVDVASSSAADGANIQLYACNGTNAQAFRLQQRTDGKGYNLANVNSSKCAEVAGSNTGSGANVQQWSCNNGLNQAWTFSTR from the coding sequence ATGACGCGGTCACTCCTGGCGTTGGGTTTGACCATGGGGTGCTCGAACGCGGGAGAGCAGCTGCCTCGCTATGAGGGAGAGATTCAGCTCTTCGCGGTCGACCATGCCGACGGCACGCACCGCATGGGATATGGTTTGCGGACCGCGGATGGACAGAGCTTCGAGCTGTCTTTCGATGGCGAGCCCCAGGTCCAGGCGGGAGACCGCGTGGTGATTCACGGCTACCTGGCCCCCGAGCGCGCCGCCTCCGAGCAGCCCGGCCAGGTGGGCGAGGTGCTCCGCGCCGAGTCCATCGAGGTGCTGCCGGCCCCCGCCTCCAAGGACGGCCTGGCCACGTCGAGCGATGCGCTGGTGGGTGGAACGCCCCGGACGATCCGGGTCGCCGTCCTCCCCCTGGTGTTCCCGGGCTCGACCGCGGGAATTGACAACGCCACGGCCAAGCAACGCCTGGCGACGGTGCGCTCGTACTACCAGGAGATCTCCTATGGCACCTGGATTGTCGAAGGCGATGCCCTCGCGCCGCTGACCCTGGCGCGTCCCGCCAACTGCAACCTGGACACCATCAACAACGCGGCCCGCGCGGCGGCCAAGAGCCAGGGCATCAACCTGGATGTCTATGCCCACGTGGGATTTGTGATTCCCAATAACTCGGGCCTCAGCAACTGCGCGTGTGGTCTGGCGTGGGTGGGCCGTCCCCCCGCGTCGAACTCGCCCTCCATCGGCAATGGCAGTCTTTACACGTGTACGGATGCGAATGCCTTCGCGCACGAGTTTGGCCATGGCTTTGGCCTGAATCATGCCTCCACGGCCCGCTGCGGCACCGGCGTGGCGTACAAGGCGAACCCCTACAGCAGCTGCACGCCGGATGAGTACGGCAACCGCTTCAACACCATGGGCGGCGGCCTGGGGCACATGAATGCCTTCCAGAAGTCCGCCATGAAGTGGCTGGACAAGTGCAACACGCTCCGGGTGAGCAAGAGCGGCACGTTCGAGGTGACCGCCATCCACACGGCGTCCAACGCCACCCAGGCGCTGCAGATCCCCAACGGGGACAACGTGGGCGGCCGGCCGCTCTACTACTGGGTGGAGTACCGCAACCCGGCGCTCGCCACGTTCAACTCGGGCGCCACCGGCGCCGGTGTGCACGTCGGCGTCGCGCAGGACTTCCGCTCCTCGGACGGGGACACCCGCCCGCTGCTGCTGGATCTCGCCCCCGGCTATCCGAACAACCACCAGGATCCCCGGCTCACGGCGGGCCGGACGTTCCAGGACCCCAACGGCATCGCCATCTCGGTGCTGGAGCAGAACAACGAGCGGGCCGTCGTGCAGGTGACCCTGCCCGGTGGCGGCTCCGGAACCAACGTGTGCGCGGACAGCTCGGTGCCGGGCACCACCGCGCCGCAGGCGGGCGGAACCTACCAGCTGACCGCCGCGCACAGCGGCAAGTGCCTGGATGTGTCCAACTCGGGCACGGCGGACGGGAGCAACATCCAGCAGTGGGACTGCAACGGCACCAACGCCCAGGCATTCCGCCTGGAGACCTCGGGCGCCGGCTACCGGCTCGTCAACATCAACAGTGGCAAGTGCGTGGACGTCGCCTCGTCGAGCGCCGCGGATGGAGCCAACATCCAGCTCTATGCGTGCAACGGCACGAACGCCCAGGCCTTCCGCCTGCAGCAGCGGACGGACGGGAAGGGCTACAACCTCGCCAACGTCAACAGCAGCAAGTGCGCCGAGGTGGCGGGCTCGAACACCGGCAGCGGCGCGAACGTCCAGCAGTGGAGCTGCAACAACGGCCTCAACCAGGCCTGGACGTTCTCCACCCGCTGA